A window from Musa acuminata AAA Group cultivar baxijiao chromosome BXJ3-10, Cavendish_Baxijiao_AAA, whole genome shotgun sequence encodes these proteins:
- the LOC135650427 gene encoding E3 ubiquitin-protein ligase UPL1-like isoform X1 yields the protein MAGNRSNLPLRLQQILSGGRSVSPVLKLESEPPPKVKAFIDRVIKSPLHDIAIPLSGFRWEYNKGNFHHWRPLFMHFDTYFKTYLSCRKDLLLSDNIVEEDPFPKHSIMQILRVMQVILENCHNKSSFGGLEVKLKIQVQNYVHNIAQFQQNCRLFYLAFRLSNFFLIMFFNQHFKLLLASTDPDILIATLETLSALVRINPSKMHLGGKLIGCGSTNSYLLSLAQGWGSKEEGLGLHSCVVANERNQHEGLCLFPSDLGDNCDGTQHRLGSTLHFEYNMGSSIGTEGTKPSNIHVIKIPDLHLRKEDDLGILKQCVDQFNVPPEHRFSLLTRIRFAHAFRSPRICRLYSRISILAFVVLVQSNDAHDELVSFFANEPEYTNELIRLVRSEDCVPGTIRALAMLALGAQLAAYASSHERARILSGSSIISAGGNRMMLLNVLQKAIVSLSNPSDPSTPVFVDALLQFFLLHVLSSSSSGSAIRGSGMVHPLLPLLQDSDPAHIHLVSSAVKTLQKLMEYSSQAVSLFKDLGGIELLAQRLQIEVHRIIGSGEGSSNTVICTDLGKSDADHMYLQKRLIKFLLKTLGSATYSPANATRAHNSHHNSLLSSLSLIFNNVNWFGGDIYFSAVSVMSEIIHKDPTCFPVLNELGVPESFLSSVNSGIIPSSKALICVPNGLGAICLNAKGLEAVKETAVLRFLVEAFTTRKYLVAMNEGVVLLANAVEELLRHVSSLRGAGVEIIIEIVNKLASMGEEKCKETADDMNENTAMETDLEEKANEGHDLVSAMDLAADSISDEQFEQLSIFHVMVLVHRTMENSETCRMFVEKGGIETLLRLLQRPSITQSSDGMPIALHSTVVFKGFTQHHSAPLAHAFSSSLRGHLMKALNEFSSVSGSLLQDTKSVQDNGIFSSLFVVEFLLFLAASKDNRWMSALLTEFGDSSKDVLEDIGRVHREVLWQIALLEDSKVERDYDSSSSDINVDPGMVDSEEQRIGSFRQYLDPLLRRRVSGWSIESQFSDLVSIYRDLGRAATGSHRHGIDGYSTLRVAPTTRSQPSNSLDTSSASKTEEDKQRSYYSLCHETMRSLCYHINHLFMELGKAMLLTLRRENNPVNVSPSIVSVVGTVASIVLGHLNFAGRVSAAMESEVSVSTKCRYLGKVIDFVSGILFDRPEISNPIMVKCFFGHGVIQAVLTTFEATSQLLFTINRMPASPMDMDDKCQKEEKEESDNSWISGPLASYGTLLDHLATSSSILSSSTKQLLEQPIANGSISFPQDAETFVKVLQSKVLKAVLPIWTHPHFAECNLEFITSMISIMKHVYIGVEVRNVSGNAGAHLPGPPPDESAISLIVEMGFSRARAEEALRQVGTNSVEIATDWLFSHPEEPQEDDELARAVAMSLGNSDTSLKEDEILNAGIFDQEEEAVQLPPVDEILSACIRLLQVNEPLAFPIRDLLVMICSQNDGEHRLKVLSYIIDHVKHCCVPSAPLSESMLSALFHVLALVLHEDFMAREIAFQAGLVKIALDLLSGWNLGSSDGEKSQVPKWVTACLLSVDQMLQVDPKMTPGAINLEQLKKDKHNSQNSVVIDENRKKDLQSSLGSTTGNLDIQDQRRLLEICCRCIQNQLPSETMHVVLQLCSTLTKVHTIAVSFLDSGGLHALLSLPSSSLFPGFNNVAAAIIRHILEDPHTLQQAMELEIRHSLIAATNRHSNARVSPRTFVQNLAIVISRDPVVFLKAAQAVCQIEMVGDRPNIVLLKDREKERSKAKDKEKTAEKDKVAASDGKTTGTEVVSVAAGSGHSKLPDLSVKNTKAHRKSPQSFTSVIEYLLDLIVKFVPPSEVNYHTDTVPGTPSLSDMDIDSTSAKGKEKVIAVSSEDGKITTQEALASLAKIAFIIKLLTEILLTYASSIHVLLRKDAELSSSRATSKGLSGNSSGGIFHHILHNFLPYPGIHKKDKKTDGDWRHKLATRANQFLVASSVRSTEGRRRIFSEISRVFNDLVDSSNNCRAADSHMHAFVDLLNDILAARSPTGSYISAEASVTFIDVGLVRSLSRTLQVLDLDHADSPKLIPGIIKVLELVTKEHVHSAYINSAKGDNSLKLASNEHQVGSSDFHGERFQALEMASQPDHAEVVADQREAVNGIQTSGNYHSDDMEHDRELDGNFAREAEDDFMHEASEDGTGLENGVSTVEIRFEIPQNAEDDMGDEDDDEDMLGDEGEVDEDDEDDEENNDLEEDEVHQMSHPDTDHDDHEIDDEEFDEDVLEEEDDDDDDDDGVILRLEEGFSGINVFDHIEVLGGDNFSVMPLDIFGSRRQGRTTSIYNLIGRTGDHGALHFDHPLLEEPSSFRQLVHQRQSENAVDIAYSDRNHESASYRMDAIFRTLRNGRHGHRFNMWLDDNHQRGTSSAPAVPQGIEELLVSQLRQPTVQISDQNIPTNSPQETHETSQLQMSEVEVREEAETRASDNNENITLPSRVIGGSGNASVGSTNGDIIQDAGVSATGEQVTEMQYERGDVIVRDVEAVSQASSGSGATLGESLRSLEVEIGSVDGHDDGDRPGPVDRLPLGDLQPPVRLRRSSGNPVPVSGRDTSLESVSEVPQHQDQETDRSAPHEEPQPNGNVETDTIDPTFLEALPEELRAEVLSSRQNQVAQTSSEQPQADGDIDPEFLAALPPDIREEVLAQQRAQRRQQAQQLEGQPVEMDAVSIIATLPSEIREEVLLTSPDTLLATLTPALVAEANLLRERFAHRHHSGTLFGMSSRNRRGESSRHGETIGSTLDRTVEAAARGTAVGKLIETDGIPLVDIDDLKAMIRLLRMVQPLYKGQLQRLLLNLCTHYETRTSLVKILMDMLMLELRGSINNSVDSAESPFRLYGCQSHVAYSRPQFNGGVPPLVSRRILETLTYLARNHPKVSKLLLHLELPCTPACLLETSVQARGKAVLMEEDKPEDERGAFAIVLLLRLLSQPLYMRSVAHLEQLLNLVEVIIVNGESDSGLSNKPGASLEQQSGSENTTQDAPVTADAVGSAAEEGVKSVQAKDSERASTSRADNVNSISDILLSIPEGELQLLCSLLAREGLSDNAYVLLAEVLKMMVASAPTYCRLFTTELVNAARSLSVCAMNELNLYEDAEKALLSSSSTNGTAILRVLQALSSLVTGLHEKAPDVLPEKGHTDALSHVWDINAALEPLWLELSNCISKIEISSETPSDMVSISGNLASTSTPLPAGAQNILPYIESFFVTCEKLRPGQCEVVQDFATTSDIEEATTPACGQKSSGACTSTDEKHVVFVRFLEKHRKLLNSFIRQNPGLLEKSFSLMLKVPRFIDFDNKRAHFRSKIRHQHDHHHSPVRISVRRAYILEDSYNQLRMRSPQDLKGKLTVHFQGEEGIDAGGLTREWYQLLSRVIFDKGALLFTTVGNESTFQPNPNSVYQTEHLSYFKFVGRVVGKALFDGQLLDVHFTRSFYKHILGVKVTYHDIEAVDPDYFKNLKWMLENDISDVLDLTFSMDADEEKLILYERAEVTDCELIPGGRNIRVTEENKHEYVDRVAEHLLTTAIRPQINAFMEGFNELIPRELISIFNDKELELLISGLPDIDLDDLRANTEYSGYSNASPVIQWFWEVIQGFSKEDKARFLQFVTGTSKVPLEGFSALQGISGSQRFQIHKAYGSPHHLPSAHTCFNQLDLPEYTSKEQLQERLLLAIHEANEGFGFG from the exons ATGGCGGGGAACCGGTCAAATCTGCCCTTGCGGCTGCAGCAGATCCTGTCCGGCGGGAGGTCCGTCTCGCCGGTCCTTAAATTGGAGTCCGAACCG CCTCCAAAGGTTAAAGCTTTCATCGATAGGGTGATCAAGAGCCCATTACACGATATAGCTATACCTCTTTCAGGCTTCCGTTGGGAGTACAATAAG GGAAATTTTCATCATTGGAGGCCGCTTTTTATGCATTTTGATACATACTTTAAGACGTATCTTTCTTGTAGGAAAGACCTCCTTTTATCTGACAATATCGTTGAGGAAGATCCATTTCCCAAACATTCCATTATGCAGATATTGAGAGTCATGCAAGTTATTTTGGAAAATTGCCACAACAAGAGTTCATTTGGAGGTCTAGAGGTGAAACTCAAGATTCAAGTTCAGAATTATGTCCATAATATTGCACAATTTCAGCAAAATTGTAGATTATTTTATTTGGCATTCAGGCTTTCTAacttttttttaatcatgttCTTCAATCAGCATTTCAAGCTTCTACTTGCATCCACAGATCCAGATATTCTTATAGCTACCTTGGAAACTCTTTCAGCTTTGGTGAGAATAAATCCATCCAAGATGCATTTGGGTGGGAAATTGATTGGCTGTGGCTCTACGAATAGCTATCTCCTGTCTCTAGCACAGGGATGGGGAAGCAAAGAAGAAGGCTTGGGTTTACACTCATGCGTAGTGGCAAACGAGAGGAACCAACATGAAGGACTGTGCTTGTTCCCTTCAGATCTTGGAGATAATTGTGATGGCACCCAGCATCGTCTGGGTTCAACTCTTCATTTTGAATACAATATGGGTTCTTCCATAGGTACTGAGGGAACTAAGCCATCCAATATACATGTTATAAAAATTCCAGATCTGCATCTAAGAAAGGAGGATGATCTGGGCATTTTGAAGCAGTGTGTCGACCAGTTCAATGTACCTCCAGAGCACAGATTCTCATTGCTTACAAGAATTAGGTTTGCACATGCTTTCCGCTCGCcgagaatttgtagactatatagCAGGATCAGCATTCTTGCATTTGTTGTTCTGGTACAATCAAATGATGCTCATGATGAACTTGTGTCTTTCTTTGCAAACGAGCCTGAATACACAAATGAGCTGATCAGGCTTGTTCGTTCTGAAGACTGTGTTCCTGGAACCATAAGAGCACTTGCTATGCTTGCATTAGGAGCACAGTTAGCAGCATATGCATCATCTCATGAACGGGCTAGAATATTGAGTGGTTCAAGTATTATATCTGCTGGTGGAAATCGGATGATGTTGCTAAATGTGCTACAGAAAGCTATTGTGTCACTTAGCAACCCCAGTGATCCATCTACTCCAGTATTTGTTGATGCTCTTCTGCAGTTTTTCTTACTTCATGTTCTGTCATCTTCAAGTTCTGGTAGTGCTATAAGGGGGTCAGGAATGGTTCATCCTCTTCTACCCCTTCTGCAGGACTCTGATCCAGCACATATTCATCTCGTCTCCTCTGCAGTTAAAACCTTGCAAAAGCTGATGGAGTATAGTAGCCAAGCTGTATCACTATTTAAAGATTTAGGTGGGATTGAACTTTTGGCTCAGAGGCTACAGATTGAAGTTCATAGAATTATTGGCTCAGGAGAAGGCAGCAGTAACACAGTGATTTGCACCGATCTAGGAAAATCTGATGCAGATCATATGTACTTGCAGAAACGCCTCATCAAGTTTTTGCTTAAGACATTGGGTTCTGCTACATATTCCCCAGCAAATGCTACAAGGGCCCATAATTCCCACCATAATTCCTTGCTTTCTTCTTTATCTTTAATATTTAACAATGTGAACTGGTTTGGAGGGGACATATATTTTTCAGCAGTATCTGTTATGAGTGAAATCATTCACAAGGACCCCACATGCTTTCCTGTTCTGAATGAATTGGGTGTCCCAGAATCATTTTTATCATCAGTTAATTCTGGGATTATCCCTTCCTCAAAAGCACTTATATGTGTTCCTAATGGTCTTGGTGCCATCTGCCTTAACGCTAAAGGATTGGAGGCGGTTAAAGAAACTGCTGTACTGCGATTTCTGGTGGAGGCCTTCACAACAAGGAAATATTTGGTAGCAATGAATGAGGGTGTTGTTCTTTTAGCAAATGCTGTTGAGGAGCTTCTTCGGCATGTATCTTCATTAAGAGGTGCTGGTGTTGAGATAATAATTGAAATTGTTAACAAGCTTGCTTCCATGGGAGAGGAGAAGTGCAAGGAAACTGCAGATGATATGAATGAGAACACTGCCATGGAAACTGATCTTGAAGAAAAGGCAAATGAGGGGCATGATTTGGTAAGTGCTATGGATTTGGCTGCAGATAGCATCAGCGATGAGCAGTTTGAGCAATTAAGCATTTTTCATGTGATGGTATTAGTTCATCGAACAATGGAAAATTCTGAAACTTGTAGAATGTTCGTAGAGAAGGGGGGCATAGAGACTTTGTTGAGACTTCTTCAACGACCTAGTATCACACAGTCATCTGATGGGATGCCAATTGCTCTGCATAGTACTGTGGTCTTCAAGGGCTTTACACAGCATCATTCTGCACCCCTTGCACATGCATTTTCTTCCTCTCTTAGGGGGCACTTGATGAAAGCCCTGAATGAATTTAGTTCAGTTTCTGGCTCGCTTTTGCAGGATACCAAGTCTGTGCAAGACAATggaattttctcttctctttttgttGTTGAGTTTCTCCTTTTCCTTGCTGCTTCTAAAGATAATCGTTGGATGAGTGCATTACTCACTGAATTTGGAGACTCTAGCAAGGATGTCCTAGAAGATATTGGACGAGTTCATCGTGAGGTGCTGTGGCAGATTGCCCTTCTTGAAGATTCAAAAGTTGAAAGAGATTATGATTCTTCTTCAAGTGACATAAATGTAGATCCTGGTATGGTCGATTCAGAAGAGCAACGGATTGGTTCTTTTAGGCAGTATCTTGATCCATTGCTGAGACGGAGAGTGTCTGGGTGGAGTATAGAGTCCCAATTTTCTGACCTCGTTAGTATATATCGTGACCTCGGCCGTGCTGCTACTGGTTCACATAGACATGGTATAGATGGCTATTCAACTTTGCGAGTTGCTCCTACTACCCGATCTCAGCCTTCTAATTCTTTAGACACAAGTTCTGCAAGCAAAACAGAAGAGGACAAGCAGAGATCTTATTATTCTTTATGCCATGAGACGATGAGGTCACTTTGTTATCATATTAACCATCTCTTTATGGAGCTGGGTAAAGCGATGTTGCTCACTTTGCGTCGTGAGAACAATCCTGTAAATGTTTCCCCTTCAATTGTGTCTGTTGTCGGCACAGTTGCTTCCATTGTGTTGGGACACTTGAATTTTGCGGGGCGTGTGAGTGCTGCTATGGAGAGTGAGGTTTCTGTTTCCACAAAATGTCGATACCTTGGCAAAGTTATTGATTTTGTTAGTGGAATTCTATTCGACAGGCCAGAAATATCAAACCCCATCATGGTAAAGTGCTTTTTTGGACATGGGGTCATTCAGGCTGTTTTAACCACTTTTGAAGCTACAAGCCAGTTGCTCTTCACGATCAACAGGATGCCAGCTTCCCCAATGGATATGGACGATAAATgccagaaagaagaaaaagaagaatcagATAATTCATGGATATCTGGTCCTTTAGCAAGCTATGGGACACTATTGGACCACTTAGCCACATCATCTTCCATCTTGTCTTCCTCAACAAAGCAGTTGCTTGAGCAACCTATTGCAAATGGAAGCATTTCATTTCCTCAAGATGCAGAGACATTTGTGAAGGTGCTTCAATCTAAGGTGTTAAAAGCTGTACTTCCTATTTGGACGCATCCTCACTTTGCTGAATGCAATTTGGAGTTTATTACGTCAATGATCTCTATTATGAAGCACGTCTACATTGGGGTTGAAGTTCGAAATGTCAGTGGCAATGCTGGAGCTCACTTACCTGGTCCCCCGCCTGATGAATCAGCTATTTCATTGATTGTAGAGATGGGTTTTTCTCGTGCTAGGGCAGAAGAAGCACTGAGACAGGTTGGCACGAATAGTGTTGAGATTGCAACTGATTGGCTATTTTCTCATCCAGAAGAACCACAAGAAGATGATGAACTTGCTCGAGCTGTTGCTATGTCCCTAGGGAACTCAGACACATCCTTGAAGGAAGATGAAATTTTAAATGCTGGTATTTTTGACCAAGAAGAGGAAGCTGTTCAATTACCTCCTGTTGATGAAATTTTATCGGCATGTATCAGACTCCTTCAGGTGAATGAACCTTTAGCATTTCCGATTAGGGACCTTCTTGTTATGATTTGTTCTCAAAATGATGGTGAACACCGACTGAAGGTCCTCTCTTATATCATTGATCATGTCAAGCATTGTTGTGTGCCATCAGCTCCGTTAAGTGAAAGTATGCTATCTGCATTATTTCATGTGCTTGCTTTAGTTCTCCATGAGGATTTTATGGCACGGGAAATTGCCTTTCAGGCTGGCCTGGTAAAGATTGCTTTAGACCTGCTTTCTGGATGGAATCTGGGCTCTTCTGATGGGGAGAAATCTCAAGTTCCAAAGTGGGTGACTGCATGTTTGCTTTCTGTTGATCAGATGCTTCAGGTGGATCCTAAGATGACTCCAGGAGCAATTAATTTGGAACAACTGAAAAAGGATAAACATAATTCCCAGAATTCAGTTGTGATTgatgagaatagaaagaaggatttACAGTCTTCTTTGGGATCAACTACTGGGAATTTGGATATTCAGGACCAGAGGAGGCTTTTGGAGATATGCTGCAGATGTATACAGAATCAATTACCTTCTGAGACAATGCATGTGGTGCTGCAGCTATGTTCTACATTAACTAAAGTTCATACAATTGCTGTTAGTTTTCTCGATTCTGGAGGTTTGCATGCATTGCTTAGTTTGCCTTCCAGCAGCTTATTCCCTGGATTCAATAACGTAGCAGCTGCCATCATCCGTCACATTTTGGAAGACCCGCATACTCTTCAGCAAGCCATGGAATTGGAGATACGTCATAGCCTCATTGCGGCCACAAATAGACATTCAAATGCCAGAGTTTCACCACGGACCTTTGTTCAAAACTTGGCTATTGTTATTTCCAGGGACCCTGTGGTGTTTCTGAAAGCTGCACAAGCTGTATGCCAGATTGAGATGGTAGGTGACAGACCTAATATTGTGCTGTTGAAAGATCGTGAGAAGGAAAGGTCCAAGGCAAAAGACAAGGAAAAAACAGCCGAGAAAGACAAAGTAGCAGCAAGCGATGGAAAGACTACTGGAACGGAAGTGGTCTCAGTGGCCGCAGGAAGTGGACATAGTAAACTTCCAGACTTGAGTGTAAAGAACACCAAAGCTCATCGAAAATCTCCTCAGAGCTTTACAAGTGTAATTGAATATCTTTTGGATTTAATTGTGAAATTTGTCCCTCCTTCAGAAGTTAATTACCATACTGATACAGTTCCTGGTACTCCCTCGTTATCAGACATGGATATTGATTCCACTTCAgctaaaggaaaagaaaaagttaTTGCTGTTTCATCTGAAGATGGCAAAATTACTACCCAGGAGGCTTTAGCCTCTCTTGCAAAAATTGCTTTTATTATCAAGTTATTGACAGAGATACTTCTGACGTATGCTTCATCAATTCATGTATTGCTTAGAAAAGATGCTGAACTCAGTAGTTCGCGTGCAACTTCAAAAGGTTTATCTGGCAATAGCAGTGGGGGAATTTTTCATCACATTCTTCACAATTTTCTCCCATATCCAGGAATCCACAAAAAGGATAAGAAAACTGATGGAGATTGGAGGCATAAGTTAGCTACCAGAGCAAACCAGTTTTTGGTGGCATCATCTGTTCGTTCAACAGAAGGACGCAGAAGGATTTTTTCTGAAATTAGTCGTGTGTTTAATGACCTTGTTGACTCATCTAATAATTGTAGAGCAGCTGATTCCCATATGCATGCCTTTGTTGATCTACTTAATGATATCCTTGCTGCTCGTTCACCAACTGGTTCATATATTTCAGCAGAAGCTTCAGTTACGTTTATTGATGTTGGGCTTGTTCGCTCTCTAAGTCGGACTCTTCAAGTTCTGGACTTGGACCATGCTGATTCACCAAAACTTATCCCAGGGATTATCAAGGTGTTGGAGTTGGTGACCAAAGAACATGTGCATTCTGCTTACATTAACTCTGCAAAGGGGGACAACTCTCTGAAACTTGCTTCTAATGAGCATCAAGTCGGTTCTTCTGATTTTCATGGCGAAAGGTTTCAGGCCCTAGAAATGGCATCACAACCTGACCATGCCGAAGTGGTGGCTGACCAGCGGGAAGCTGTTAATGGTATCCAAACTTCAGGCAATTATCATTCTGATGATATGGAACATGACCGGGAATTGGATGGAAATTTTGCTCGTGAAGCTGAAGATGATTTCATGCATGAAGCATCTGAGGATGGTACTGGCCTGGAGAATGGTGTTTCAACTGTGGAAATCAGATTTGAAATACCACAGAATGCGGAAGATGATATGGGTGATGAAGATGACGATGAAGATATGTTAGGGGATGAAGGAGAAGTTGATGAAGACGATGAGGATGATGAAGAAAATAATGATTTGGAAGAAGATGAAGTTCATCAAATGTCTCATCCTGACACAGATCATGATGACCATGAAATTGATGATGAAGAGTTTGATGAAGATGTcttggaagaagaggatgatgacgacgacgacgatgatggtGTGATACTCAGGTtggaggagggattcagtggaatAAATGTTTTTGACCACATTGAAGTCCTTGGTGGTGACAATTTTTCCGTGATGCCTCTTGACATATTTGGCTCTAGACGTCAAGGACGGACAACATCCATTTACAATCTTATTGGAAGAACTGGTGATCATGGTGCTCTTCATTTTGATCATCCATTGTTGGAGGAACCTTCTTCCTTTAGACAGCTTGTTCACCAAAGACAATCAG AGAATGCAGTGGATATAGCTTACTCAGATAGGAATCACGAGAGTGCTTCTTATAGAATGGATGCTATCTTCCGGACATTGAGAAATGGGCGGCATGGGCATCGTTTTAATATGTGGCTAGATGATAATCATCAACGTGGTACATCTAGTGCTCCTGCAGTGCCACAAGGCATTGAAGAACTACTTGTTTCCCAATTAAGGCAGCCTACTGTCCAAATTTCTGACCAAAATATACCCACTAACAGTCCACAGGAAACCCATGAAACCAGCCAGTTACAGATGTCAGAAGTGGAAGTTAGAGAAGAAGCGGAAACAAGAGCTTCTGACAATAATGAGAATATTACTCTTCCTTCACGAGTGATAGGTGGTTCTGGAAATGCCAGTGTTGGATCCACAAATGGTGATATAATTCAAGATGCAGGTGTATCTGCTACAGGTGAGCAAGTGACAGAGATGCAGTATGAACGAGGTGATGTAATTGTACGAGATGTTGAAGCAGTGAGCCAAGCAAGCAGTGGCAGTGGGGCAACTTTAGGGGAAAGCCTTCGCAGTTTGGAAGTGGAAATAGGGAGTGTTGATGGACACGATGATGGAGACAGGCCAGGTCCTGTGGATAGGCTTCCTTTGGGTGATTTGCAGCCACCTGTTCGTCTGAGAAGGTCTTCTGGAAATCCCGTGCCAGTAAGTGGTCGTGATACATCACTGGAAAGCGTTAGTGAGGTCCCACAACATCAGGACCAAGAAACTGATCGGAGTGCTCCACATGAGGAGCCACAACCCAATGGAAACGTTGAGACAGACACAATCGACCCTACATTTTTGGAGGCTCTTCCTGAGGAATTACGAGCTGAAGTCCTTTCATCACGGCAAAATCAGGTGGCACAGACTTCGAGCGAGCAACCTCAAGCTGATGGAGATATAGATCCTGAATTTCTTGCTGCACTTCCACCTGATATACGGGAAGAGGTCCTAGCACAACAACGTGCTCAAAGGCGACAGCAAGCACAACAATTGGAAGGTCAACCAGTTGAGATGGATGCTGTTTCAATAATTGCTACACTTCCTTCAGAAATTCGGGAAGAG GTGCTTTTAACATCACCAGATACACTCTTGGCTACATTGACTCCTGCACTTGTTGCTGAAGCAAACCTGTTGCGTGAAAGGTTTGCTCATCGTCACCACAGTGGCACACTTTTTGGCATGAGTTCTAGAAATCGTCGGGGTGAGTCTTCTAGGCATGGTGAAACTATTGGTTCCACACTAGATAGAACTGTTGAGGCTGCTGCTCGGGGAACTGCAGTTGGCAAACTGATTGAAACAGACGGTATCCCTCTAGTTGATATAGATGATCTAAAAGCAATGATCAGACTGCTGCGTATGGTTCAG CCATTGTATAAGGGTCAGCTACAGAGGCTTCTCTTGAATCTATGCACCCATTATGAAACAAGAACTTCACTGGTGAAAATTTTAATGGATATGTTAATGCTTGAACTACGGGGATCCATTAACAATTCAGTTGACTCTGCTGAATCACCATTTCGATTGTATGGTTGCCAGAGTCATGTCGCGTACTCCCGTCCTCAATTTAATGGCG GAGTGCCCCCCCTAGTGTCTCGTCGTATTTTGGAAACTCTGACTTACTTGGCGCGAAACCATCCGAAGGTGTCTAAACTGTTACTCCATCTTGAATTGCCATGTACACCTGCATGCCTTTTGGAAACATCTGTTCAGGCACGTGGGAAAGCTGTTCTCATGGAAGAAGATAAACCTGAAGATGAAAGAGGTGCTTTTGCCATTGTGTTGCTTCTACGTCTTCTGAGTCAACCATTGTACATGAGGAGTGTCGCTCATCTAGAACAG TTGTTAAACCTTGTTGAAGTTATTATTGTAAATGGTGAAAGTGACTCTGGCCTATCCAACAAACCTGGAGCTTCTCTTGAACAACAATCTGGTTCTGAAAACACCACGCAAGATGCACCGGTTACTGCTGATGCTGTTGGATCTGCTGCTGAAGAGGGTGTTAAATCTGTACAGGCCAAAGACTCTGAAAGGGCTTCTACTTCACGTGCAGACAATGTGAACAGTATAAGTGACATTCTATTGAGCATTCCAGAGGGAGAACTGCAACTTTTATGCTCATTGCTTGCACGTGAAGG ATTGTCAGATAATGCATATGTTCTTTTGGCTGAAGTATTAAAAATGATGGTAGCCAGTGCTCCTACGTATTGTCGTTTGTTCACTACGGAGCTTGTCAATGCTGCGCGAAGTTTGAGTGTCTGTGCAATGAATGAACTGAACTTATATGAGGATGCTGAAAAAGCTCTTCTCAGTTCATCTTCTACCAATGGAACCGCAATCTTGAGAGTTCTGCAGGCCTTGAGTTCTCTTGTCACTGGATTGCATGAAAAGGCTCCTGATGTGCTCCCCGAGAAAGGCCATACTGATGCGCTTTCTCATGTATGGGACATAAATGCTGCACTTGAACCTTTGTGGTTAGAGTTGAGCAACTgcataagcaaaatagagattTCTTCAGAAACCCCATCAGATATGGTTTCTATTTCAGGAAATTTGGCATCCACAAGTACACCACTGCCAGCTGGTGCCCAAAACATCTTGCCATACATTGAGTCATTCTTTGTGACATGTGAAAAATTACGTCCTGGGCAATGTGAAGTAGTTCAGGATTTTGCTACTACAAGTGACATTGAAGAGGCAACAACACCAGCTTGTGGGCAGAAGTCATCTGGGGCATGTACAAGCACTGATGAAAAACATGTTGTTTTTGTTAGGTTTTTAGAGAAACATAGGAAATTGTTAAACTCATTCATTCGGCAGAATCCTGGTTTGCTTGAGAAGTCATTTTCTCTCATGCTCAAGGTTCCACGCTTCATTGATTTTGACAATAAACGTGCTCATTTTCGGTCAAAAATAAGGCATCAACATGACCATCATCACAGTCCAGTCAGAATTTCAGTGAGAAGAGCCTACATACTGGAGGACTCCTATAATCAATTGCGAATGCGATCACCACAAGATCTGAAGGGAAAATTGACTGTTCATTTTCAAGGTGAAGAAGGTATTGATGCTGGTGGGCTTACTCGAGAATGGTATCAGTTGC